A single region of the Lycium barbarum isolate Lr01 chromosome 2, ASM1917538v2, whole genome shotgun sequence genome encodes:
- the LOC132627073 gene encoding probable eukaryotic translation initiation factor 5-1: MALQNIGAGNKDDAFYRYKMPRMITKIEGRGNGIKTNVVNMVDIAKALSRPASYTTKYFGCELGAQSKFDEKTGTSHVNGAHDTAKLAGLLENFIKKYVQCYGCGNPETEILITKSQMLTLKCAACGFISDVDMRDKLTTFILKNPPEQKKGSSKYKKAMRRAEKERLKEGEAADEEAKKLKKEAAKKKGSSKDGSSKTTKKKANVSDEEHSPTGSQADQTEAPHADSDEDVQWQTDTSVEAAQQRIQEQLNAVTASMVMLSATEEQKSGKNSPAREGKPKVNGQGTGLKGNNSKETLVAHTNGVKRSNSKETLVAQTNGVKRSNSNEKLVDSKERLADEIKEHLNKGASVAKLKSFLGSISGTHQDIVDALFEALFGGVGKGLSKEVIKKKNYLAAAVQEDGSQIALLHAIESFCGKSNSEAIKEVALVLKALYGIDMLEEEFIVEWYEKGSKGSNKISPIWKNIKPFVEWLQSAESETEDE; encoded by the coding sequence ATGGCTTTGCAAAACATTGGTGCCGGAAACAAGGATGATGCCTTTTACAGGTACAAGATGCCAAGAATGATAACAAAGATTGAAGGTCGTGGAAATGGCATCAAAACTAATGTGGTAAACATGGTTGACATTGCCAAGGCCCTGAGTAGGCCAGCCTCATACACCACAAAGTATTTTGGCTGTGAACTCGGAGCTCAGTCTAAATTTGATGAGAAAACAGGTACCTCTCATGTTAATGGTGCCCATGACACTGCAAAGCTTGCTGGACTTCTTGAGAACTTCATAAAAAAATATGTTCAATGCTATGGTTGCGGGAATCCTGAAACTGAGATATTGATCACAAAATCACAGATGTTAACCCTTAAGTGTGCTGCCTGTGGCTTTATATCGGACGTTGACATGAGGGACAAACTCACCACATTTATTCTCAAGAACCCTCCTGAGCAGAAGAAGGGATCTTCTAAATATAAAAAGGCAATGAGGAGGGCTGAAAAAGAACGGCTCAAAGAAGGGGAAGCAGCAGATGAGGAGGCAAAGAAGCTCAAGAAAGAGGCTGCAAAGAAAAAAGGTTCCTCAAAGGACGGTTCTTcaaaaacaacaaagaaaaaagcCAATGTATCAGATGAGGAGCACTCTCCCACGGGCAGCCAAGCAGATCAAACTGAAGCACCACATGCTGACAGTGATGAAGATGTTCAATGGCAGACGGACACCTCCGTGGAAGCAGCCCAGCAGCGAATTCAGGAGCAGCTTAATGCTGTTACTGCCAGCATGGTTATGCTTTCGGCAACTGAAGAGCAGAAGTCTGGAAAAAACTCACCAGCACGTGAGGGGAAACCCAAGGTCAACGGGCAAGGCACTGGTCTTAAGGGCAATAATTCCAAAGAGACGCTTGTTGCACACACCAATGGTGTTAAGCGTAGTAATTCGAAAGAGACTCTTGTTGCACAGACGAATGGTGTTAAGCGTAGTAATTCCAATGAGAAGCTTGTTGACTCTAAAGAGAGGCTTGCGGATGAAATAAAGGAGCACCTGAATAAGGGTGCATCTGTTGCTAAGCTAAAGTCCTTCTTGGGCTCTATTTCCGGAACTCACCAAGACATAGTCGATGCATTGTTTGAAGCTCTTTTTGGTGGAGTTGGAAAAGGTTTATCCAAGGAGGTGATCAAGAAGAAAAATTATCTTGCAGCTGCCGTACAGGAAGACGGTTCACAGATAGCTCTACTACATGCTATTGAGTCATTTTGTGGAAAATCAAACTCGGAGGCTATAAAGGAGGTTGCATTGGTTCTGAAAGCGCTTTATGGCATTGATATGCTGGAAGAAGAGTTTATTGTGGAGTGGTATGAGAAGGGATCGAAAGGTAGCAACAAAATCTCCCCAATCTGGAAGAACATTAAGCCATTTGTGGAGTGGCTGCAGAGTGCCGAGTCTGAAACTGAGGATGAGTAA
- the LOC132627074 gene encoding beta-1,3-galactosyltransferase 7 isoform X1, whose product MKSRHSVKVSVKWIPIFSIAFFFIGMLFSNRLWSASESGSQLIAQHRRDQELQVVSEDCNDKKKKQGQDKDVMQEVYKTHEAIQSLDKSIAMLQMELAATRSTQETKVVDQSSNSSNGPPRKKVFVVIGINTAFSSRKRRDSVRETWMPQGDKLRRLEKEKGIVVRFMIGHSATSKSILDRAIDSEEAQHKDFLRLEHVEGYHELSAKTKIFFSTAVAKWDADFYVKVDDDVHVNLGMLAATLARHRSKPRIYIGCMKSGPVLAQKSVKYHEPEYWKFGEDGNKYFRHATGQIYAISKDLATYISINQPILHKYANEDVSLGSWFIGLEVEHIDERTMCCGTPPDCDWKAEAGNVCVASFDWSCSGICKSVEKLKYVHEKCGEGEEALWNALF is encoded by the exons ATGAAGAGTAGACATAGTGTTAAAGTATCTGTAAAATGGATACCCATTTTCTCAATTGCTTTCTTCTTCATTGGTATGCTATTTTCTAACAG ATTGTGGTCTGCAAGTGAATCTGGGAGTCAGCTAATAGCTCAGCATAGAAGGGACCAAGAACTTCAAGTTGTTTCTGAGGATTGTAATGACAAAAAGAAG AAACAAGGACAAGATAAGGATGTAATGCAAGAGGTGTACAAAACCCATGAAGCAATTCA ATCATTGGACAAGTCAATTGCTATGCTTCAGATGGAGTTGGCAGCCACTAGGAGTACACAAGAGACAAAGGTGGTTGATCAGTCTTCCAATTCTTCGAATGGCCCTCCAAGGAAGAAAGTTTTTGTGGTAATTGGAATTAATACTGCTTTTAGCAGTAGGAAGAGGCGGGATTCGGTTAGAGAAACTTGGATGCCTCAAG gggACAAGCTTCGCAGACTGGAGAAAGAGAAGGGAATTGTTGTCCGCTTCATGATTGGTCACAG TGCAACATCTAAGAGCATACTGGATCGCGCTATTGATTCTGAAGAAGCTCAACATAAAGACTTCCTCAGGCTG GAGCATGTTGAAGGATATCATGAGCTCTCTGCCAAAACTAAGATTTTCTTTTCTACTGCTGTTGCAAAATGGGATGCTGATTTCTACGTCAAGGTTGATGATGACGTCCACGTCAATTTGG GCATGCTAGCTGCAACTCTAGCTCGTCATCGGTCCAAGCCCAGAATTTACATTGGGTGTATGAAATCTGGACCTGTTCTTGCTCAAAA GAGTGTTAAGTACCATGAGCCAGAGTACTGGAAATTTGGAGAAGATGGAAACAAATACTTCCGACATGCAACCGGTCAGATCTATGCTATCTCCAAGGACTTGGCCACATACATATCAATCAATCA GCCTATATTGCACAAGTATGCGAATGAAGACGTGTCACTAGGGTCTTGGTTTATCGGTCTTGAAGTTGAGCACATTGATGAACGCACTATGTGCTGTGGAACTCCTCCAG ATTGTGACTGGAAAGCTGAGGCAGGTAATGTATGTGTTGCCTCCTTTGACTGGAGCTGCAGTGGAATTTGTAAATCAGTAGAGAAGCTAAAATATGTCCACGAAAAGTGCGGGGAAGGGGAAGAAGCTCTTTGGAATGCTCTCTTCTGA
- the LOC132627074 gene encoding beta-1,3-galactosyltransferase 7 isoform X2 has product MKQFSLLRSLDKSIAMLQMELAATRSTQETKVVDQSSNSSNGPPRKKVFVVIGINTAFSSRKRRDSVRETWMPQGDKLRRLEKEKGIVVRFMIGHSATSKSILDRAIDSEEAQHKDFLRLEHVEGYHELSAKTKIFFSTAVAKWDADFYVKVDDDVHVNLGMLAATLARHRSKPRIYIGCMKSGPVLAQKSVKYHEPEYWKFGEDGNKYFRHATGQIYAISKDLATYISINQPILHKYANEDVSLGSWFIGLEVEHIDERTMCCGTPPDCDWKAEAGNVCVASFDWSCSGICKSVEKLKYVHEKCGEGEEALWNALF; this is encoded by the exons ATGAAGCAATTCA GTCTGCTTAGATCATTGGACAAGTCAATTGCTATGCTTCAGATGGAGTTGGCAGCCACTAGGAGTACACAAGAGACAAAGGTGGTTGATCAGTCTTCCAATTCTTCGAATGGCCCTCCAAGGAAGAAAGTTTTTGTGGTAATTGGAATTAATACTGCTTTTAGCAGTAGGAAGAGGCGGGATTCGGTTAGAGAAACTTGGATGCCTCAAG gggACAAGCTTCGCAGACTGGAGAAAGAGAAGGGAATTGTTGTCCGCTTCATGATTGGTCACAG TGCAACATCTAAGAGCATACTGGATCGCGCTATTGATTCTGAAGAAGCTCAACATAAAGACTTCCTCAGGCTG GAGCATGTTGAAGGATATCATGAGCTCTCTGCCAAAACTAAGATTTTCTTTTCTACTGCTGTTGCAAAATGGGATGCTGATTTCTACGTCAAGGTTGATGATGACGTCCACGTCAATTTGG GCATGCTAGCTGCAACTCTAGCTCGTCATCGGTCCAAGCCCAGAATTTACATTGGGTGTATGAAATCTGGACCTGTTCTTGCTCAAAA GAGTGTTAAGTACCATGAGCCAGAGTACTGGAAATTTGGAGAAGATGGAAACAAATACTTCCGACATGCAACCGGTCAGATCTATGCTATCTCCAAGGACTTGGCCACATACATATCAATCAATCA GCCTATATTGCACAAGTATGCGAATGAAGACGTGTCACTAGGGTCTTGGTTTATCGGTCTTGAAGTTGAGCACATTGATGAACGCACTATGTGCTGTGGAACTCCTCCAG ATTGTGACTGGAAAGCTGAGGCAGGTAATGTATGTGTTGCCTCCTTTGACTGGAGCTGCAGTGGAATTTGTAAATCAGTAGAGAAGCTAAAATATGTCCACGAAAAGTGCGGGGAAGGGGAAGAAGCTCTTTGGAATGCTCTCTTCTGA